A genomic stretch from Plutella xylostella chromosome 14, ilPluXylo3.1, whole genome shotgun sequence includes:
- the LOC125489525 gene encoding uncharacterized protein LOC125489525 — translation MLLPPQFRHTFSIPEIVMMPGYNDKPINFPVNPSNVHPYPPIWPLDQNENDDTSTVNPNMQPAIVEIVQQQYNDFKTHPLIWSLVQNAKDYVTNEDQLVDYPYINPYVPYPLIWTGEENENDDAMLINLNIPPTNKDEVDDHVFPIYRPNSKFVINSNNILFVDPIKTPNGLDWIKLPNIDFISPESIDVRPLTYYYDKPEITYWFPSYESTQLFSPVAQMPEWIENGPPIFGKNSHDSMMEDLPCDFYRTSCKIIRIVSYLIHEKPVYEYAIDCNNHTNEQYEVVYDNVSNAPKLEMYPKPFGWQNIPLIFNEWIERQWKLIRNTSRTLTCHSFKVLVEKILLDNYIILADDGYLIDASGRVVGTNELIMSTFSIGQPINITPIRSNFNISENSLLFKGYIISSRFPPKILGFISIKPEENQYINLKYYLDRIKELESDNVEVSPIQMNHSFSQKTQPQLIDEGDTNNITKNNGVIQNVDFGTEGHNISQSDNTTLHNNGQSINPSINSNSVVDIHSNSQSNVELTSNGYSMSKFKIKWGNFLDQIQAEIDESGGNELVPSLGNYNVNLKEALFLLNLIDFRKPEMFKVIENLNLTNLNIESLSTILINIIEAVNTQRIKHDPLTKYLEEHKTGTIDEDEPFFRIIGGSAATGSGNPVNNKGF, via the exons ATGCTATTACCGCCACAATTCAGACATACATTTTCAATACCAGAAATTGTGATGATGCCTGGATATAATGATAAACCAATAAACTTTCCCGTGAATCCCAGTAATGTACATCCATATCCACCGATATGGCCCTTAGACCAAAATGAAAACGACGACACAAGCACTGTTAATCCAAATATGCAGCCGGCGATTGTGGAAATAGTACAACAACAATACAATGATTTTAAAACACATCCACTAATTTGGTCTTTAGTCCAAAATGCCAAGGATTACGTTACCAATGAGGATCAACTAGTCGATTACCCATATATTAATCCTTATGTACCATATCCACTAATTTGGACTGGagaagaaaatgaaaatgatgaCGCTATGCTTATAAATCTCAATATACCACCAACCAATAAGGATGAAGTCGATGACCATGTTTTTCCCATTTATAGaccaaattcaaaatttgtaATTAATAGTAACAACATACTATTTGTTGATCCTATTAAAACTCCTAATGGACTGGATTGGATTAAACTTCCTAACATTGATTTTATATCTCCAGAGAGCATAGATGTTAGACCgttgacatattattatgacaaacCTGAAATAACATATTGGTTTCCTTCTTATGAAAGTACTCAGCTATTTAGTCCTGTAGCGCAAATGCCTGAATGGATAGAGAATGGCCCACCGATTTTTGGTAAAAACAGTCACGATTCAATGATGGAGGATTTACCATGTGATTTCTACCGTACCAGTTGTAAGATCATTCGTATAGTTTCATACTTAATACATGAAAAACCTGTTTATGAATATGCAATTGACTGCAATAATCATACAAATGAACAATATGAAGTTGTCTATGACAATGTATCTAACGCCCCAAAACTAGAAAT GTACCCAAAACCATTTGGGTGGCAAAATATACCACTCATCTTCAATGAATGGATCGAAAGACAGTGGAAACTCATAAGAAACACATCCAGAACACTAACGTGTCACAGTTTTAAAGTATTAGTTGAAAAGATTCTGCTagataattacataattcttgCCGATGATGGATACTTGATCGATGCAAGTGGCAGGGTAGTGGGCACAAATGAGTTAATTATGAGCACATTTTCGATAGGCCAGCCAATAAATATAACCCCAATTAGATCAAACTTTAATATATCTGAAAACTCATTATTATTCAAAGGTTACATAATAAGTTCAagatttccacctaaaatTTTAGGTTTTATATCAATAAAACCTGAAGAAAACCAATATATTAATCTGAAATATTATCTAGATAGAATAAAAGAGTTAGAAAGTGACAATGTTGAAGTAAGTCCAATTCAAATGAATCATAGTTTTTCACAAAAAACACAACCGCAATTGATAGATGAAGGAGATACAAATAACATTACGAAAAACAATGGAGTTATACAAAATGTGGACTTTGGGACTGAAGGACATAATATATCTCAATCAGATAACACAACGTTGCATAATAATGGACAAAGTATTAATCCAAGCATTAACTCAAATTCAGTTGTTGATATCCATTCGAATTCACAATCCAACGTCGAACTTACAAGTAACGGTTACAGTATGAGCaagttcaaaataaaatggggaaattttcTAGATCAAATTCAAGCAGAAATTGATGAGAGCGGTGGAAATGAATTAGTGCCGTCACTTGGGAATTACAATGTCAATTTGAAAGAAGCATTATTCCTGCTCAATCTGATAGATTTTAGAAAACCTGAAATGTTTAAGGTTATCGAAAATCTGAACTTGACTAATTTAAACATAGAGTCGTTATccacaattttgattaacatTATAGAGGCTGTCAATACGCAGAGAATAAAACATGACCCGTTGACGAAATATTTGGAAGAGCACAAAACAGGAACCATTGATGAAGATGAACCATTTTTTAGAATCATCGGCGGATCAGCCGCCACTGGCAGCGGGAATCCTGTCAACAATAAAGGATTTTAA